From the Micromonospora sediminicola genome, one window contains:
- a CDS encoding L-threonylcarbamoyladenylate synthase — translation MARYYDLHPDNPQPRVIRQVVSLLRDDGVIVYPTDSCYALGCRLDNRAGVERIREIRRLDDRHPFTLVCADFAQLGQFVKLSNAVFRQVKSVIPGSYTFILPATAEVPRRLQDPRRRVVGARVPRHTVTQALLAELGEPLLSSTLLLPGEEEPMTQGWEIKERLDHLVDAVVDAGDCGLEPTTVVDLSGPEPEILRRGAGDPARFE, via the coding sequence GTGGCGAGGTACTACGACCTGCATCCGGACAATCCCCAACCCCGGGTGATCCGGCAGGTGGTGAGCCTGCTGCGCGACGACGGGGTGATCGTCTACCCGACCGACTCCTGCTACGCGTTGGGCTGCCGGCTCGACAACCGGGCCGGCGTGGAGCGGATCCGGGAGATCCGGCGGCTCGACGACCGGCACCCGTTCACGCTGGTCTGCGCCGACTTCGCCCAGCTCGGCCAGTTCGTCAAGCTCAGCAACGCCGTCTTCCGGCAGGTGAAGTCCGTCATCCCGGGCAGCTACACGTTCATCCTGCCGGCGACCGCGGAGGTGCCCCGCCGCTTGCAGGACCCGCGCCGACGGGTGGTCGGGGCTCGCGTGCCGAGGCACACGGTGACCCAGGCGCTGCTCGCCGAACTGGGTGAGCCGCTGCTCTCCAGCACCCTGCTGCTGCCCGGTGAGGAGGAGCCGATGACCCAGGGCTGGGAGATCAAGGAGCGGCTCGACCACCTGGTCGACGCCGTGGTCGACGCCGGCGACTGCGGGCTCGAACCCACCACCGTGGTCGACCTGTCCGGCCCGGAGCCGGAGATCCTGCGCCGCGGCGCCGGCGACCCCGCCCGCTTCGAGTAG
- a CDS encoding Na+/H+ antiporter: protein MDALVLITVLGVTVLVGTTIGGRYSVAPPVLLISMGALLGLLPPFDNVVLEPEVVLVLFLPAILYRESLVTSLREIRANLAVIVGLAVALVIITMVAVAYVAQALGVEPAAAWVLGAVLAPTDAAAVAGLAKRMPRGILTTLRAESLVNDGTALVLFAVTVGVIAGGTVPGPLVLTGEFVGKSLGGVAAGLLVGGVVVLIRKHVDDPMREGGLSILTPFVAFLLADAVRASGVLAVVVSGLLLSYAGPRVIRARSRVTAYAFWDLSTFMINGSLFVLLGMQVPRSLRSITSHSPMASLGIAVLVALVVVVTRLAWVHLSVTALQRVDRRESRRSRHFDARMRTAAGWAGFRGAVSLAAALAVPVTMHDGTPVRERDLIIFVTVVVIVLIMVVQGTTLPAVVTWAGLVGDRERDHEVRWARIRATEAALEALPQVAAELGASSDTVDRLRSDYEDHLADVRRPPDEATGEEREATRRLKLELLDRKRREVTRLRNSNQIDDAVLRQLQAGVDIEEIRLLGPEVED, encoded by the coding sequence GTGGACGCACTCGTGCTGATCACGGTGCTCGGCGTCACCGTGCTCGTCGGCACGACCATCGGCGGCCGCTACAGCGTCGCCCCGCCCGTGCTGCTCATCTCCATGGGCGCGCTGCTCGGGCTGCTGCCGCCGTTCGACAACGTGGTCCTCGAGCCCGAGGTCGTGCTGGTGCTGTTCCTCCCGGCGATCCTCTACCGGGAGAGCCTGGTGACCAGCCTCCGGGAGATCCGGGCCAACCTCGCGGTGATCGTGGGGCTGGCCGTCGCGCTGGTGATCATCACGATGGTCGCGGTCGCGTACGTGGCGCAGGCCCTGGGTGTCGAGCCGGCCGCCGCCTGGGTGCTCGGCGCGGTGCTGGCGCCCACCGACGCCGCCGCCGTCGCCGGCCTGGCCAAGCGGATGCCGCGCGGCATCCTCACCACGCTGCGCGCGGAGAGCCTGGTCAACGACGGAACGGCGCTGGTCCTGTTCGCGGTGACGGTCGGGGTGATCGCGGGCGGGACGGTGCCCGGCCCGTTGGTGCTCACCGGAGAGTTCGTCGGCAAGTCGCTCGGCGGGGTGGCCGCCGGGCTGCTCGTCGGCGGGGTGGTGGTGCTGATCCGCAAGCACGTCGACGACCCGATGCGTGAGGGCGGCCTGAGCATCCTCACCCCGTTCGTCGCGTTCCTGCTCGCCGACGCGGTACGCGCCAGCGGGGTGCTCGCGGTGGTCGTCTCCGGGCTGCTGCTGTCCTACGCCGGTCCCCGGGTGATCCGGGCCCGCTCCCGGGTCACCGCGTACGCGTTCTGGGACCTCTCCACCTTCATGATCAACGGCAGCCTGTTCGTGCTGCTCGGCATGCAGGTGCCCCGCTCGTTGCGCAGCATCACCAGCCACTCGCCGATGGCCTCGCTGGGCATCGCGGTGCTGGTCGCCCTGGTCGTGGTGGTCACCCGGCTGGCCTGGGTGCACCTGTCGGTGACCGCGCTGCAGCGCGTCGACCGGCGGGAGTCGCGGCGGTCCCGTCACTTCGACGCCCGGATGCGGACCGCCGCGGGCTGGGCCGGCTTCCGCGGCGCGGTCTCCCTCGCCGCGGCGCTGGCCGTGCCGGTCACCATGCACGACGGGACCCCGGTGCGCGAACGTGACCTGATCATCTTCGTCACCGTGGTGGTGATCGTGCTGATCATGGTGGTGCAGGGCACCACGCTGCCGGCGGTCGTCACCTGGGCCGGCCTGGTCGGCGACCGGGAGCGCGACCACGAGGTGCGGTGGGCCCGGATCCGGGCCACCGAGGCGGCCCTGGAGGCGCTGCCCCAGGTCGCGGCCGAGCTGGGCGCCTCGTCTGACACGGTGGACCGGCTCCGGTCGGACTACGAGGACCACCTCGCCGACGTCCGGCGGCCGCCCGACGAGGCGACGGGGGAGGAGCGGGAGGCAACCCGCAGGTTGAAGCTGGAGTTGCTGGACCGCAAGCGGCGGGAGGTCACCCGGCTGCGCAACAGCAACCAGATCGACGACGCGGTGCTACGGCAGCTCCAGGCCGGCGTCGACATCGAGGAGATCCGGCTGCTCGGCCCCGAGGTGGAGGACTGA
- a CDS encoding superoxide dismutase, translated as MNRRIRAALGVALTAALVSTVAPTPAAAHDRRPTVLALPDGFQPEGIAAAGRYAYLGSRATGEIYRADLVTGAGARLSPPTGTPSLGLKVDPRGRLFVAGGTAGDARVVDARTGAVLARYQFASAPTFVNDVVLTRDAAWFTDSNRPVLHRLPLGHGGALPPADGFTTLGLTGDFQQSGTGVNLNGIAPTPDGRALIVVQSNTGTLFRVDPATGVTTAVDVPGHRFDNGDGLLLLGRTLVVVQNRLNQVALVELNRTGTAGTVRRILTDPDFDVPTTVAAALGRLYLPNARFTTPPTPTTPYTVVAIDGR; from the coding sequence GTGAACCGACGCATCCGCGCCGCCCTCGGCGTCGCCCTGACCGCCGCGCTCGTCAGCACCGTCGCCCCCACCCCCGCCGCCGCCCACGACCGCCGGCCGACCGTCCTCGCGCTGCCGGACGGCTTCCAGCCGGAGGGCATCGCGGCCGCCGGCCGGTACGCCTACCTCGGCTCGCGGGCCACCGGCGAGATCTACCGCGCCGACCTGGTCACCGGCGCCGGCGCCCGACTCAGCCCGCCCACCGGCACCCCGTCGCTGGGCCTGAAGGTCGACCCCCGGGGCCGGCTCTTCGTGGCCGGCGGCACCGCCGGGGACGCGCGGGTGGTCGACGCCCGGACCGGCGCCGTCCTCGCCCGCTACCAGTTCGCGAGCGCCCCCACGTTCGTCAACGACGTGGTGCTCACCCGGGACGCCGCCTGGTTCACCGACTCGAACCGACCGGTGCTCCACCGGCTGCCGCTGGGGCACGGCGGCGCGCTGCCGCCGGCCGACGGGTTCACCACGCTCGGGCTCACCGGCGACTTCCAGCAGAGCGGCACCGGCGTCAACCTGAACGGCATCGCGCCCACCCCGGACGGGCGGGCGCTGATCGTGGTGCAGTCGAACACCGGCACCCTGTTCCGGGTCGACCCGGCCACCGGCGTCACCACCGCCGTCGACGTGCCGGGGCACCGGTTCGACAACGGTGACGGCCTGCTGCTGCTCGGCCGCACGCTGGTCGTGGTGCAGAACCGGCTCAACCAGGTCGCGCTGGTCGAGCTGAACCGCACCGGCACCGCCGGCACGGTGCGGCGGATCCTGACCGATCCGGACTTCGACGTGCCGACCACGGTCGCCGCCGCCCTGGGCCGGCTCTACCTGCCCAACGCCCGCTTCACCACGCCGCCGACGCCGACCACGCCGTACACGGTGGTCGCGATCGACGGGCGCTGA
- a CDS encoding S1 family peptidase, with product MRRPTLLALVLTALLAATPAAARAAAAPHPDPGALAAIRTAGTAWGHDPATGRPAVTVDDTVRGPALAAVRRDAARAGAVLRHEPGRLRTLIAGGQAIYGGGGRCSLGANVRSGSTWYLVTAGHCTNLAGTWYADSARTTVLGSRAGSSFPGNDYGVVRYTGTVAHPSAVYTHPGQVTVYGAGSAYVGQAVCRSGATTGVRCGTVTGLNQTVNYAEGASAG from the coding sequence ATGCGCCGACCCACGCTCCTCGCCCTCGTCCTGACCGCCCTGCTGGCCGCCACCCCGGCCGCCGCCCGGGCCGCCGCGGCCCCGCACCCCGACCCGGGGGCGCTCGCCGCGATCCGGACCGCCGGCACCGCCTGGGGGCACGACCCCGCCACCGGCCGCCCGGCCGTCACCGTCGACGACACGGTACGCGGGCCCGCGCTGGCCGCCGTGCGCCGCGACGCCGCGCGGGCCGGGGCGGTGCTGCGCCACGAGCCCGGCCGGCTGCGCACGCTCATCGCCGGCGGTCAGGCGATCTACGGCGGCGGCGGACGCTGCTCGCTCGGCGCGAACGTGCGCAGCGGCAGCACGTGGTACCTCGTCACCGCCGGGCACTGCACGAACCTCGCCGGCACCTGGTACGCCGACAGCGCCCGCACCACGGTGCTGGGCAGCCGCGCCGGCAGCAGCTTCCCCGGCAACGACTACGGCGTGGTGCGCTACACCGGCACGGTCGCGCACCCGAGCGCCGTGTACACCCACCCGGGCCAGGTCACCGTCTACGGCGCCGGCTCCGCGTACGTCGGGCAGGCGGTCTGCCGCAGCGGCGCCACCACCGGCGTGCGGTGCGGCACGGTGACCGGGCTGAACCAGACCGTCAACTACGCCGAGGGCGCGTCAGCGGGCTGA
- a CDS encoding putative quinol monooxygenase, translating into MIFITAKFRVRPEDADTWPRIAADFTEATRAEPGCLWFDWSRSLDDPTEYVLVEAFRDDAAGAAHVQSAHFREAQRTLPPHLAETPRIVNATVPQQDWSRLGEMAVPGDE; encoded by the coding sequence ATGATCTTCATCACCGCCAAGTTCCGGGTCCGCCCGGAGGACGCCGACACCTGGCCGCGGATCGCCGCCGACTTCACCGAGGCGACCCGGGCCGAGCCCGGCTGCCTGTGGTTCGACTGGTCCCGCAGTCTCGACGACCCGACCGAGTACGTGCTGGTCGAGGCGTTCCGCGACGACGCGGCCGGCGCGGCGCACGTGCAGTCGGCGCACTTCCGCGAGGCGCAGCGCACGCTGCCGCCGCACCTGGCCGAGACGCCGCGGATCGTCAACGCGACCGTGCCACAGCAGGACTGGTCCCGCCTGGGCGAGATGGCCGTGCCCGGCGACGAGTGA